In a genomic window of Corvus hawaiiensis isolate bCorHaw1 chromosome Z, bCorHaw1.pri.cur, whole genome shotgun sequence:
- the SKP2 gene encoding S-phase kinase-associated protein 2 isoform X2 codes for MYRKHLQEIPSSSTNVSTSLEWDSGKSSELLSGMGMSALKKDKLGNENTPQDLLVSSPCLPPKRQKVKDNEKDFVILRRPWLLRETESGISLDALPDELLLAIFAYLPLRDLLKVSMICKRWHRLSFDESLWQTLDLTGGNLLPGVLGHLLPAGVSVFRCPRSCIGDPLFKTSNLLKIQHLDLSNCTVSVADLHSILCLCEKLLNLSLEGLVLSDSIIKSIARNPNLIRLNLCGCSGFSAETLELMLSSCSMLEELNLSWCEFTATHVKAAVSHVTSKVTQLNLSGYRENLQIADVKTLVERCPLLVHLDLSDSMMLKPECFQYFKQLMFLQHLCLSRCYQISPAALVELGEIRTLKTLQVFGIVTDSSLQLLEEALPDMKINGSHFTSIARPTVGTKKSHEIWGIKCRLTLRNPSL; via the exons ATGTACAG AAAACACCTCCAGGAGATCCCATCCTCTAGCACTAATGTTTCCACCAGCCTGGAATGGGACTCCGGCAAGTCCTCGGAGCTTCTCTCGGGCATGGGAATGTCGGCCCTTAAGAAAGACAAGCTGGGCAATGAAAACACACCACAGGACCTGCTGGTGTCGTCACCCTGTCTTCCTCCAAAACGGCAGAAGGTGAAGGACAACGAAAAGGACTTTGTTATCCTGCGCCGGCCGTGGCTGCTCCGAGAGACAGAGTCAG GTATTTCTTTGGATGCACTTCCAGATGAATTGCTCTTGGCAATCTTTGCCTATTTGCCCCTAAGGGACTTGCTGAAAGTTTCTATGATTTGCAAGAGATGGCATCGACTTTC GTTTGATGAATCTCTCTGGCAGACTCTTGATTTGACTGGTGGGAATCTGCTGCCAGGAGTGCTTGGACACTTGTTGCCTGCAGGAGTTAGTGTCTTCCGCTGCCCAAGATCTTGCATTGGGGATCCATTGTTTAAAACAAGCAA tcttcttAAAATTCAGCACCTGGATTTGTCAAACTGCACAGTGTCTGTTGCAGATCTCCACAGTATTCTCTGTCTGTGTGAAAAGCTGCTGAACCTCAGCTTGGAGGGTCTAGTGCTTTCTGACAGCATCATCAA GAGCATTGCTAGGAATCCCAATTTGATACGACTAAATCTCTGTGGGTGCTCAGGGTTTTCTGCAGAAACCTTGGAGCTGATGTTGAGCAGCTGTTCTAT GCTGGAGGAGCTGAACTTGTCCTGGTGTGAATTCACAGCTACTCATGTGAAAGCAGCAGTCAGTCATGTTACTTCGAAAGTCACCCAGTTAAATTTAAGTGGATACAGAGAGAATCTACAAATAGCAG ATGTGAAAACACTGGTGGAGAGGTGTCCTTTGCTTGTCCATTTAGATCTCAG TGACAGCATGATGTTAAAGCCTGAGtgctttcagtattttaaacaaCTCATGTTCCTACAACATCTGTGCCTTAGCCGATGTTACCAGATATCACCTGCTGCCTTAGT agaGCTTGGTGAAATTCGAACACTGAAGACTCTTCAGGTATTTGGAATAGTGACTGAtagctccctgcagctccttgaGGAAGCACTGCCTGACATGAAGATCAATGGTTCACACTTCACCAGCATTGCAAGGCCAACTGTTGGCACTAAAAAGAGCCATGAGATTTGGGGCATCAAATGCAGATTGACGCTGAGAAATCCTAGTTTGTGA
- the SKP2 gene encoding S-phase kinase-associated protein 2 isoform X1, with product MLQGSPPCVWCQSGSTLRSSGFCCVCRKHLQEIPSSSTNVSTSLEWDSGKSSELLSGMGMSALKKDKLGNENTPQDLLVSSPCLPPKRQKVKDNEKDFVILRRPWLLRETESGISLDALPDELLLAIFAYLPLRDLLKVSMICKRWHRLSFDESLWQTLDLTGGNLLPGVLGHLLPAGVSVFRCPRSCIGDPLFKTSNLLKIQHLDLSNCTVSVADLHSILCLCEKLLNLSLEGLVLSDSIIKSIARNPNLIRLNLCGCSGFSAETLELMLSSCSMLEELNLSWCEFTATHVKAAVSHVTSKVTQLNLSGYRENLQIADVKTLVERCPLLVHLDLSDSMMLKPECFQYFKQLMFLQHLCLSRCYQISPAALVELGEIRTLKTLQVFGIVTDSSLQLLEEALPDMKINGSHFTSIARPTVGTKKSHEIWGIKCRLTLRNPSL from the exons ATGCTTCAAGGATCCCCACCCTGTGTTTGGTGTCAGTCTGGCAGTACCCTCAGATCCTCTGGGTTTTGCTGTGTCTGCAGAAAACACCTCCAGGAGATCCCATCCTCTAGCACTAATGTTTCCACCAGCCTGGAATGGGACTCCGGCAAGTCCTCGGAGCTTCTCTCGGGCATGGGAATGTCGGCCCTTAAGAAAGACAAGCTGGGCAATGAAAACACACCACAGGACCTGCTGGTGTCGTCACCCTGTCTTCCTCCAAAACGGCAGAAGGTGAAGGACAACGAAAAGGACTTTGTTATCCTGCGCCGGCCGTGGCTGCTCCGAGAGACAGAGTCAG GTATTTCTTTGGATGCACTTCCAGATGAATTGCTCTTGGCAATCTTTGCCTATTTGCCCCTAAGGGACTTGCTGAAAGTTTCTATGATTTGCAAGAGATGGCATCGACTTTC GTTTGATGAATCTCTCTGGCAGACTCTTGATTTGACTGGTGGGAATCTGCTGCCAGGAGTGCTTGGACACTTGTTGCCTGCAGGAGTTAGTGTCTTCCGCTGCCCAAGATCTTGCATTGGGGATCCATTGTTTAAAACAAGCAA tcttcttAAAATTCAGCACCTGGATTTGTCAAACTGCACAGTGTCTGTTGCAGATCTCCACAGTATTCTCTGTCTGTGTGAAAAGCTGCTGAACCTCAGCTTGGAGGGTCTAGTGCTTTCTGACAGCATCATCAA GAGCATTGCTAGGAATCCCAATTTGATACGACTAAATCTCTGTGGGTGCTCAGGGTTTTCTGCAGAAACCTTGGAGCTGATGTTGAGCAGCTGTTCTAT GCTGGAGGAGCTGAACTTGTCCTGGTGTGAATTCACAGCTACTCATGTGAAAGCAGCAGTCAGTCATGTTACTTCGAAAGTCACCCAGTTAAATTTAAGTGGATACAGAGAGAATCTACAAATAGCAG ATGTGAAAACACTGGTGGAGAGGTGTCCTTTGCTTGTCCATTTAGATCTCAG TGACAGCATGATGTTAAAGCCTGAGtgctttcagtattttaaacaaCTCATGTTCCTACAACATCTGTGCCTTAGCCGATGTTACCAGATATCACCTGCTGCCTTAGT agaGCTTGGTGAAATTCGAACACTGAAGACTCTTCAGGTATTTGGAATAGTGACTGAtagctccctgcagctccttgaGGAAGCACTGCCTGACATGAAGATCAATGGTTCACACTTCACCAGCATTGCAAGGCCAACTGTTGGCACTAAAAAGAGCCATGAGATTTGGGGCATCAAATGCAGATTGACGCTGAGAAATCCTAGTTTGTGA